The following proteins come from a genomic window of Polyangiaceae bacterium:
- a CDS encoding NADH-quinone oxidoreductase subunit D → MEPLDLDLDESEIELTAEPMLINVGPSHPAMHGTVRCVMELSGENIMRCDVQVGYLHRGFEKMCERGTWTQVYPYVDRCNYVSPMLNNVAFSLACEKALGITVPDRGQYYRMILGELARIADHLTCTGAMVMELGAFTPFLWMMKARDMIWDVFEEECGARLTHSFGRVGGMAFPPTDGFKDIVRAVVPQVMEVVDEVERLLYGNRIFLDRLENVGIMSAKDAVSLGWTGPTLRGSGVAYDVRKASPYMKYGEMDFEVPVGEKGDCLDRFIVRFEEMKQSTRIIDQCLERMADDGPINVDDPRVVLPPKDDVYTTIEGTIQHFKIVMEGLKIPAGEVYGYTEGGNGELGFYIVSDGSGTPYRVRIRPPCFYITGGLERIVTGQMVADVVPCFGSLNMIGGECDR, encoded by the coding sequence ATGGAGCCTCTGGATCTGGACCTCGACGAATCCGAGATCGAGCTCACGGCCGAGCCCATGCTGATCAACGTCGGGCCTTCGCACCCGGCGATGCACGGCACCGTGCGCTGCGTGATGGAGCTGTCCGGCGAGAACATCATGCGTTGCGACGTGCAGGTGGGCTACCTGCACCGCGGTTTCGAGAAGATGTGCGAGCGCGGCACCTGGACTCAGGTGTACCCCTACGTGGATCGCTGCAACTACGTCTCGCCGATGCTCAACAACGTGGCCTTCTCGCTGGCGTGCGAGAAGGCCTTGGGCATCACCGTGCCGGACCGCGGGCAGTACTACCGCATGATCCTCGGAGAGCTGGCGCGTATCGCCGACCATCTCACGTGCACCGGCGCCATGGTGATGGAGCTCGGAGCCTTCACGCCCTTCCTGTGGATGATGAAGGCGCGCGACATGATCTGGGACGTGTTCGAGGAGGAGTGCGGCGCGCGCCTCACCCACAGCTTCGGCCGCGTCGGCGGCATGGCTTTCCCACCCACGGACGGCTTCAAGGACATCGTGCGGGCCGTGGTGCCGCAGGTCATGGAGGTCGTGGACGAAGTCGAGCGGCTGCTCTACGGCAACCGCATCTTCCTCGACCGGCTGGAGAACGTCGGCATCATGAGCGCCAAGGACGCCGTGAGCTTGGGCTGGACCGGGCCCACGCTGCGGGGCTCTGGCGTGGCCTACGACGTGCGCAAAGCCTCGCCCTACATGAAGTACGGCGAGATGGATTTCGAGGTGCCAGTCGGCGAAAAGGGCGATTGCCTCGATCGCTTCATCGTGCGCTTCGAGGAAATGAAGCAGAGCACGCGCATCATCGACCAGTGCCTCGAGCGCATGGCGGACGACGGGCCCATCAACGTGGACGACCCCCGCGTGGTGCTGCCGCCGAAGGACGACGTGTACACCACGATCGAGGGCACCATTCAGCACTTCAAGATCGTGATGGAGGGCCTGAAGATCCCCGCTGGCGAGGTGTACGGCTACACCGAGGGCGGCAACGGGGAGCTCGGCTTCTACATCGTGAGCGACGGCAGCGGGACGCCATACCGCGTGCGCATCCGCCCGCCGTGCTTCTACATAACGGGTGGGCTCGAGCGCATCGTGACCGGCCAAATGGTGGCCGACGTGGTGCCCTGCTTCGGGTCCCTGAACATGATCGGCGGCGAGTGCGACCGGTGA
- a CDS encoding (2Fe-2S)-binding protein: MATFKIDDREIPFEKGDTIIRAAHRAGIDIPHYCWHPGLSVAANCRMCLVELKPPPGRKPMMLNVLEWDEDKQDYVDAQKPKLVPACQQTVAEGMEVLSQSSEHAEHARSAVQELLLLNHPVDCPICDQAGECRLQDYWLEHQAKKKRMREEILHKPKGVVFGPTIVYDAERCIVCTRCVRFCEEVAKDPVLEKRERGNLSEIVLAQGRKLDHPYTLMTEYVCPVGALTATDFRFKARVWFLRSVPSVCVGCATGCNSFTDYDPRNQKVYRYRPRQNLDVNQYWMCDEGMLDYRRIEESRVLEARVKGKKTELAKAVEKAAKLLSGVPADSVGVVLSAQHSNEDNYALLKLARDFIGTGHLFISGRPTGEGDDVLRHRDKNPNTAGVTALCTSSPPLSFPVLAKSLEEGRITHVIALGSDVPDPDKAALLGKAKVLIALATNEGPMSEHATVVLPASSWAESDGTFVNAKGMAQESERAISPQGDSRPAWKLAAALGAALGHATHWKKLGDLRHAMKPEAGAALASAETGA; encoded by the coding sequence ATGGCAACTTTCAAAATCGACGACCGCGAGATCCCCTTCGAAAAGGGCGACACCATCATCCGGGCCGCTCACCGCGCGGGGATCGACATCCCGCACTACTGCTGGCATCCCGGGCTGTCCGTGGCGGCGAACTGCCGCATGTGCCTGGTGGAGCTCAAGCCGCCACCGGGCCGGAAGCCCATGATGCTCAACGTCCTCGAGTGGGACGAAGACAAGCAGGACTACGTCGACGCGCAGAAGCCGAAGCTGGTCCCAGCGTGCCAACAGACGGTGGCCGAGGGCATGGAGGTGCTGAGCCAGTCCAGCGAGCACGCGGAGCACGCCCGGAGCGCGGTGCAGGAGCTCTTGCTCTTGAACCACCCGGTGGACTGTCCCATCTGCGACCAGGCGGGGGAATGCCGCCTGCAAGACTACTGGCTGGAGCATCAAGCCAAGAAGAAGCGCATGCGGGAGGAGATCCTGCACAAGCCCAAGGGCGTGGTGTTCGGTCCCACCATCGTTTACGACGCCGAACGCTGCATCGTGTGCACCCGCTGCGTGCGCTTCTGCGAAGAGGTCGCCAAGGATCCGGTGCTCGAGAAGCGGGAGCGCGGCAACCTGTCGGAGATCGTGCTGGCCCAGGGTCGAAAGCTCGATCACCCGTACACTTTGATGACGGAATACGTCTGCCCCGTGGGCGCGCTCACGGCCACGGACTTCCGCTTCAAGGCTCGCGTCTGGTTTCTCCGCTCCGTACCCAGCGTGTGTGTGGGCTGCGCCACCGGCTGCAACTCCTTCACGGACTACGACCCGCGCAACCAGAAGGTGTACCGCTACCGTCCGCGCCAGAACCTGGACGTGAACCAGTACTGGATGTGTGACGAGGGCATGCTGGATTACCGGCGCATCGAAGAAAGCCGCGTGCTCGAGGCGCGCGTGAAGGGCAAGAAGACCGAGCTGGCGAAGGCCGTGGAGAAGGCCGCCAAGCTCTTGAGCGGAGTTCCGGCGGACAGTGTCGGCGTGGTGCTCTCGGCGCAGCACTCCAACGAGGACAACTACGCGCTGCTCAAGCTGGCGCGAGACTTCATCGGTACCGGGCACCTGTTCATCAGCGGTCGACCCACGGGGGAAGGGGACGACGTCCTGCGCCACCGTGACAAGAATCCGAACACCGCCGGTGTCACCGCGCTGTGCACCTCGTCGCCGCCGCTGTCGTTCCCGGTGCTCGCCAAGTCCTTGGAGGAGGGGCGCATCACCCACGTGATCGCCCTGGGCTCCGACGTACCGGATCCCGACAAGGCGGCGCTCCTGGGCAAGGCCAAGGTGCTCATCGCCCTTGCCACCAACGAGGGCCCGATGTCGGAGCACGCGACGGTGGTGTTGCCCGCCTCGAGCTGGGCGGAGTCCGACGGTACCTTCGTGAACGCGAAGGGCATGGCCCAGGAGAGCGAGCGCGCCATCTCGCCCCAGGGGGATAGCCGGCCCGCTTGGAAGCTGGCCGCGGCGCTCGGCGCGGCCTTGGGTCATGCCACCCACTGGAAGAAGCTCGGGGACCTTCGCCACGCCATGAAACCCGAAGCCGGTGCCGCCCTCGCGAGCGCAGAAACCGGAGCCTGA